TCTGATTGCCAATGTGACATTGCAACTTCCACAGGTATCACGTGCCATGAGTTGAGATGAGAAAAGCTTGAGTTTGACAATCCCGGTggttattctggcatttcacagaTGTAGCGTCTATGTCTTGGGATTTTCCCAGGCAACAGCTCCTGCGTGGTTATAAGCCTAGATTTGGAAGATTCCAGATAAGGGTATTGGCGTCACTTTCCATCCATGCCTCCTTTAACCCCACAACTCCTGCTAACATGTCTTAATGTCCCCCAGTCACAGTCAGTCCCTTTGACAAAGATCTGTCTCCCATAGCAAACCATTCTGTCGATGGCAGTTCATGTGTCATTGGAAGGTTGACTGCATTGGAGTTTCTGCTAGATGGGCAAGATGCAAAGTCAAAATGTATGAAAACCAaaatttgctttttggtcttaatttaagtttaggattaggcattagggttagcagtgtggttaggtttaaaatcagacgtgatgactttgtggctgtgctatctagTGACCActttgcagagctgcctccagtacaTGAGTCTTCTCAATAAATGCCAACTTGTATAATATTGCCCTGTACCATTGCAGTTTtctaacatgttttttttactcTAATACAGTGGTTCTTTCACACAGCACTGAAAGCTTCTTTATTATCATAGGATGCTATATGAACATTGAACAATATTAATATGCCTTTGTCTCTCCTAGGATACAGCAGGGCAGGAGAGGTACAGGACTATCACCACCGCTTACTACAGAGGAGCTATGGGCTTCATCCTCATGTACGACATCTGCAATGAAGAGTCCTTCAACGCTGTGCAGGACTGGTGGGTCTGCTGACTGAGACACCAGGGCTGTCTCTCAATACTCTCAAATGGCTTCCTTTGCTGCTTTCATTACTCACCACTGGAGAATACactgattgtgtatgtgtgtgtgtgtgtgtgtgtgtgtgtgtgtgtgtgtttcagggctaCCCAGATAAAAACCTATTCGTGGGATAACGCTCAGGTCATCCTGGTAGGCAACAAGTGTGATGTGGGCGAGGAGAGGGTGGTGCCCACAGAGAAGGGGAAGCACTTGGCTGACCAATTAGGTGAGTTAATTGCCTGGATTACCATATTGTCAAGACTGTCCTTCTGCTGAAATTCATGTTATTTCGCCTTATAGCAGTGCTGACTTGCATGGTATTTCTGGCCAGGACAAGATTCCATGTTTGTGAGATTTTAATTGAAACCACACTGAGGAATTGTGGTGGTGAACAAAATGgcgtctactctactctattctagtATGAATGAAGAATAAATTGGTAATACACAAGAAAGATTTATCCCCTGGGGCTATATAGTGCCctttattgggacagtgaagccaTTTGTCTTTTGGCTTTATACTCGAAAggtttggatttgaaatcaaacaatgactatgaggttaaagtgcagactgtccgTTTTCATTTGAGGACATTTTCATTCATATCGCGTGAAACATTTAGAAAttacaacacttttttttttacatagacccccccccccccccccccattgtaggggaccaaaagtattgggacaaaatcacttatgtgtattaaagtagtaaaaaagtttagtatttggtcccatattcctagcacacaatgacctCATTGtgtgcatttgctgtttgttttggttgtgtttcagattattttgtgcccaataatgtattgtgtcatcttggagtcacttttattgtaaataagaatataatatgtttctaaacacatctacattaatgtggatgcttcCATGATaatggatagtcctgaatgaattgtgaaatatgatgagtgagaaagttagttATTTACATTTAATTTCTACTAGGCACAaattaatctgaaacacaaccaacacatacagcaaatgcatccaacattaTTCACTGTCCCAGTAGTTACGGAGGGCACTGTATAAGCAAATCCACATCAGTTCTTCTCTATACGTGTTATTAGCATTACTCTAGTCTTGTCAAGAGTCTACACACGTCATCTCTATAGCTGTGCGGCATAACGTGCCATGTCTGTGCTTTGCGCCCCATGTTGTGGAGGCAAGCTAATCAGTGCTAGTTGTTTCATGCTCTCTGCTCTGATGTCACCTTTCTGAGACGACCTGTCACTCCTGGAGCTTTGTGTTAGCCTCTTGCTCTCAAATGTTGAACGGTTGGCTGAAGTGTGACCACTGTTGAGGGTATCTTATCGAATCCTGGAGCGTGTTCGTACTTGGTACACAGCATGGTATAACCTGTGTAATATTTAGTATCCCGTGTCCTCACCTAGCTCTGGTCCTAGGTGTTAGTGTGCATTCCACTACTAACTTATTAGAGGAACGCACactaacgccctggaccagagctatgtACTCACCATACTGTATGTACTCCTTCTGTCTGTGTGCAGGGTTCGAGTACTACGAGGCCAGCGCCAAGGAGAACATTAATGTCCGCCAGGTGTTTGAGCGGCTGGTCGACATCATCTGCGTCAAGATGTCCGAGCGAGTGGACGTGGAGCCGCCCATGGTCCCCGGCGTCAAGACTACCAGACTCACCGACAAGCCCCCCCAGTTACCTCAGAAGTGCACCTGTGCCTGACTCACACTTATAGGGCTGAGCCAAGCCATGCCGAGCCAAGCCATGCCGAGCCATACTTGGCTGGCCTGGTTACGCTTCtaccatagttgctggaaccaTACTGGAAAATACCATTTGAATAGAAACTATCCTAGCCAGCACCGTGCAGTTGGGGTTGGCCCTATAGTATGAGTGAGGTACTACTGATTTGGCCCCTCAGTTCTCCACTACGATACTTGccattcaaatcaaaatcaaatcaaatgtatttatatagccctttgtacatcagctgatatctcaaagtgctgtacagaaacccagcctaaaaccccaaacagcaagcaatgcaggtgtagaagcacggtggctaggaaaaactcctagaaaggccaaaacctaggaagaaacctagagaggaaccaggctatgaggggtggccagtcctcttctggctgtgccgggtggagattataacagaacatggccaagatgttcaaatgttcataaatgaccagcatggtcaaataataataatcacagtggttgtcgagggtgcagcaagtcagcacctcaggagtaaatgtcagttggcttttcatagccgatcattacgaatatctctaccactcctgctgtctctaagagagttgaaaacagcaggtctgggacaggtagcattccACTACTGTTCTTTCCCAACTCCCTGTAAAGCTATTACAAGTTCCACAAACCTCTTTCCAAAAAAGTAGCCAACTATACAATGTAATTTATCAAGCTACcaataaccactactactaccactaccaccaaaAACTACTACCATCaataactactactaccactactactactactatttacATATGTTTCCCCCCTGTAGCCTTGACCTCCAGCTGGTTCAGAGGTCAAGGAACACTAAGCAGGGTATACAGGTAAGCACAGCATTGCCTCTATCCTCCAAAAAGTGGCTTCACCACCGCACAAAGAAACACAAGACCACATCAGTTTACATTACAAGTTTACACGGGTTAGGAGACGAGCCTCGATAGCTGCATAGTCTTCAAGTTCAGAATAATTTGGTTTAGTGCTCTTGTTGACCGTCCTTTACAAGCACTAAAGCGAAGACAAACTACCCACTGGgtacagacgtcagttcaatctagttttgatttacatttggttgagttgtcaactaacgtgaaatcaacaaattCACCACgacattggatttaggttcaaagttggaTAAAAAATAGATATAAATgcccttatgttgatgactttttgcaaatcaaatcagttttccacattgattcaacatcatcacatatatttttggggttgaaattatgtagaaacaacattgattcaaccagtttttgcccggTGGGTAACAATCTTCCCCGTAGATTTTTGAGTCTCTTAACAATATGCAGTGCAACTGTCTCTTGAAGAGGTAGTAACAATGGTACACTGTTGAAATGGCAAGATGTCCAATACCTCTTTCATCACCAACACTAAGCCAATGCCATGTACAGGGAGTTCTGACATTCTGAGGGACTATATAGAATATAGATGTTCATTGGAGAGCACACTCTTTATCCTTCAGCTAATATCATCTAGACGTTATGTAGGCCATGTTTATGTACAGTGTTTATTTcatgaaaatgtgtgtgttttagagagCAAAGCAGTCTATTGTTGTGTATGACACATAACTGAGTGTTCAGTTGTAACGGTTTCATTTGTGTATCATGTAACTTGGGCAGAGGTACATGTCAACATCAAAATACATTGTGAAATGGAAGAGAcagaaaattatattttaaaatgttctgcttaaaaaaaaacaatggcAAAATCTTAAACATATTCTGCAAAATCTTTGTATCGCAAAGTAGCACGTTTTTAAGTAAAGCTTCCCACCATGTGTATTTTCAGTTTTATATTTAAATGTCTTAATATAATGATTTAATATGTGAATTTGTAAATCATAGTTCTAATCTATAATGGTGTTTGCTGAATTTATTTTGATGCTGTATTATGGGAAGAAATATAGACCATTAATGTGAACTTGTTGTTACAGTGAACTCCTAGACAAAGTGGGAGAAAAGCACAAAGTGATTGTACAACATTTTGTGGATGTTTGTATATTATAGATGCAATTTAGTATATTAAAAAGCACAACTCTACTTTAATTCATTGATTCCATTTATCACGAATGGGCTTTTGAATTCTGTACAATCAGTTAAACTACAACGAATCAAATGTTCTTATAGGCAGTTAGCATCGAAATCTTATTAAAAgaagtattctaattcctaattataaactggatggttcaagccctgactgctgattggctgaaagccgtggtttatcagaccgtataccacaggtatgacaaaacatatatttttactcttctaattacattggtttataatagcaataaggcacctcgggggtttgtggtatatggccaatatactgtaccatggctaagggctttATCCAAGCACTCTGCATTATGTCATGcgcaagaacagcccttagccatggtatattggccatatgcctTATTGTTTAATTCTATGGCAGCTACACTGTATTCATACAATAGCACAATTAGTACTACAgggcctttagaaagtattctgaccccttgactttttccacgttttgttacgttacagccttattctaaaatgtattaaattgctttttttccccctcatcaaccttcttttcccctcatcagtcttcttgggtatgacgctacaagcttggcacacctgtatttggggagtttctcccattcttctctgcaggtcttctcaagctctgtcaggttggatggggagcgttgaggcacagctattttcaggtctctcgagatgtttgattgggtcgaagtccaggctctggctgggccaattaaggacattcagagacctgtccaaaagccactcctgcgttgtcttggctgtgtgcttagggtcatgttcctgttagaaggtgaacctttgctccagtctgaggtcctgagcactctggagtaggttttcatcaatgatctctctgtactttgcgccgttcatctttgccatcatcctgacaagtctcccagtccctgccgctgaaaaacattcccacagcatgatgctaccgccaccatgcttcaccgtagggatggtgccaggtttcctccaaacgtgaaccttggtattcaggccaaaaagttaaatcttggtttcatcaaaccagataatcttgtgtctcatggtctgagagtctttacgacttttggcaaactccaagcgggctgtcatgtgccttttactgaggattagcttccgtctggccactcta
This window of the Oncorhynchus clarkii lewisi isolate Uvic-CL-2024 chromosome 1, UVic_Ocla_1.0, whole genome shotgun sequence genome carries:
- the LOC139415170 gene encoding ras-related protein Rab-3B-like codes for the protein MAKADQRFGQRDGSDQNFDYMFKLLIIGNSSVGKTSFLFRYADDSFSNSFVSTVGIDFKVKTVYRNDKRVKLQIWDTAGQERYRTITTAYYRGAMGFILMYDICNEESFNAVQDWATQIKTYSWDNAQVILVGNKCDVGEERVVPTEKGKHLADQLGFEYYEASAKENINVRQVFERLVDIICVKMSERVDVEPPMVPGVKTTRLTDKPPQLPQKCTCA